In the Telopea speciosissima isolate NSW1024214 ecotype Mountain lineage chromosome 2, Tspe_v1, whole genome shotgun sequence genome, one interval contains:
- the LOC122650608 gene encoding uncharacterized protein LOC122650608 produces the protein MSETLVCLVPKTLQPELPDQFRPIALCTVICKVVTKIIASRAISDNVLIAHELFHYINKMKKGKRKLVALKLEMKKAYDKLEWPFIKHMFLKMGFSTHWVNMVMACVSSVSYHILINGAPRGTVIPSQVIRQGDPLSPTLFILCSHALSCLLIKAEATWTIKGIRVRNRAPPITHLLFADDSLLFAEGKIDELYTLKTCLATYCQASGQEINLKKSCMTFSPNTRPRIKRWFSRVMKVPYGSGPKKYLGLPIDFGVSKATLFQDLSNKVRQRVEGWKSMLLSHAGKEVLLKSVVTSPNPNLPWLRKVADLIDQATHTWHSDVLSAYFNDADVGRIMNINLSIFDRPNKLVRVASKNGVFSVCIAYHLLSNKETAHRLTFSTSSRLHSWSTIPSTVWKSIWNSQTLPKVQRFLWRACAHGLATGDALVRRNVHADPLCVRCGECETISHILLGCSYARAVWFGSPLGSNYLLNANLEFSNWIAAWKSFSSLGKKESKSLITLCSFFCWHLWLSRNDLVFGRKTWQPNEVITAALRAFHEYRVVHMAGLSTPATPIASPPQWLALVAGTVKCNCDVSFSASLAKAGVSFVCRDHNGLPLKAVSCPSSFSDILIGEALAVQLVMQEMVANGYERVVIESDSMSLITYIENGGGVTPFHVKTLVDDIIYLSLSFVSFVFLIASMSFVCRDHNGLPLKAVSCPSSFSDILIGEALAVQLVMQEMVANGYERVVIESDSMSLITYIENGGGATPFHVQTLVDDIIYLSLSFVSCTFVCISREITSVTYSLVRRALSLTCIPEWPLSFP, from the exons ATGAGTGAAACTTTGGTGTGTCTTGTGCCAAAGACTTTACAACCTGAATTGCCTGATCAATTCAGGCCTATTGCCCTATGTACAGTTATTTGTAAGGTTGTTACAAAAATAATTGCATCAAG GGCCATCTCTGATAATGTGTTGATTGCTCATGAGCTCttccattacatcaataaaatGAAGAAGGGTAAGAGGAAACTGGTAGCATTGAAGCTTGAAATGAAAAAAGCATATGACAAGTTGGAATGGCCATTCATTAAACATATGTTCCTGAAGATGGGTTTTTCAACACATTGGGTTAATATGGTTATGGCTTGTGTATCATCGGTTTCCTATCATATTCTTATCAATGGAGCACCAAGGGGTACTGTTATCCCTTCTCAGGTTATTCGTCAAGGGGATCCTTTATCACCAACCTTGTTTATTCTGTGCTCACATGCTTTGAGTTGTTTGCTTATAAAGGCTGAAGCTACATGGACTATTAAAGGTATAAGGGTTCGTAATCGAGCCCCACCGATTACTCATCTCTTGTTTGCTGACGATAGCCTCCTTTTTGCTGAGGGTAAGATAGATGAGTTGTATACTTTGAAGACCTGTTTGGCTACATATTGTCAAGCTTCTGGCCAGGAGATTAATTTGAAGAAGTCCTGTATGACCTTTTCTCCAAATACACGTCCTCGTATTAAGAGGTGGTTTTCAAGGGTAATGAAGGTGCCATATGGATCTGGACCAAAGAAGTATTTGGGTCTCCCTATAGATTTTGGTGTTTCAAAGGCAACCTTATTCCAAGATCTCTCTAATAAGGTGCGTCAAAGGGTTGAAGGTTGGAAGTCTATGCTTCTCTCACATGCTGGCAAGGAGGTTTTACTGAAATCTGTG GTCACCTCTCCTAATCCAAATTTACCTTGGCTAAGGAAGGTTGCAGACCTTATTGATCAAGCAACACATACTTGGCATAGTGATGTGCTTTCAGCCTATTTTAATGATGCTGATGTTGGAAGGATTATGAATATTAATTTGTCCATTTTTGACCGCCCTAATAAGTTGGTGCGGGTAGCGAGTAAGAATGGTGTTTTTTCAGTCTGCATTGCCTATCATCTTCTCTCCAATAAAGAGACTGCTCATCGTTTGACTTTTTCTACTTCATCTAGGTTACATTCTTGGAGTACTATTCCTTCAACTGTTTGGAAATCAATTTGGAATTCCCAAACTTTGCCCAAGGTTCAACGTTTCTTATGGCGTGCCTGTGCCCATGGTCTTGCGACAGGTGATGCCCTAGTGCGACGCAATGTTCATGCAGATCCTCTATGTGTTCGATGTGGGGAATGTGAGACCATTTCTCATATTCTTTTGGGATGTTCCTATGCTCGTGCGGTGTGGTTTGGTAGTCCACTTGGTTCTAACTATTTATTGAATGCTAATCTGGAATTTTCAAATTGGATAGCTGCATGGAAATCATTCTCCTCTTTGGGAAAGAAGGAATCCAAATCATTGATTACTCTATGTAGTTTTTTCTGTTGGCACCTATGGCTATCTAGGAATGATTTGGTATTTGGGCGCAAGACTTGGCAACCTAATGAAGTAATTACGGCAGCGTTGAGGGCATTCCATGAGTATAGGGTTGTACATATGGCTGGACTATCTACTCCTGCAACACCTATTGCATCACCTCCCCAATGGTTAGCACTTGTAGCAGGTACGGTGAAATGCAATTGTGATGTTAGTTTTTCAGCATCTTTAGCCAAGGCAGGTGTGAGTTTTGTATGTAGGGACCACAACGGTTTGCCGCTTAAAGCTGTCTCTTGTCCATCTTCTTTCTCGGACATTTTGATTGGTGAAGCTCTTGCTGTTCAGTTGGTGATGCAAGAGATGGTTGCAAATGGTTATGAGAGGGTTGTTATTGAGTCTGATAGTATGAGTCTTATTACCTACATTGAGAATGGTGGCGGTGTGACACCTTTCCATGTTAAGACTCTAGTGGACGACATCATTTacctttctttatcttttgtaTCTT TTGTGTTCCTCATTGCCTCCATGAGTTTTGTATGTAGGGACCACAACGGTTTACCGCTTAAAGCTGTCTCTTGTCCATCTTCTTTCTCGGACATTTTGATTGGTGAAGCTCTTGCTGTTCAGTTGGTGATGCAAGAGATGGTTGCAAATGGTTATGAGAGGGTTGTTATTGAATCTGATAGTATGAGTCTTATTACCTACATTGAGAATGGTGGCGGTGCGACACCTTTCCATGTTCAGACTCTAGTGGACGACATCATTTacctttctttatcttttgtaTCTTGTACTTTTGTTTGTATTTCACGAGAGATTACCAGCGTGACTTACTCCTTGGTTAGGAGGGCTTTATCATTAACATGCATACCTGAATGGCCCCTATCCTTTCCATGA